The genomic stretch CCGTCAGCCCCCGAATGGCCACTGGTCATCAGGAAACACTCTACCCACCACGTCGGCCACCCCGAAGCGCGCGGCATCTTCAAACGCCTCCGTGCCGCCCAACCCATTCAGGCTCAAGGCCGTGGGGCACAGCGCATACGTCTGCGCATGGGACGCCCTCATCAACAGCCTCAACAGGTTCACTCGCTGCTTGGGCGCGCCATAGGTCATGACTTCGAACCGCTCCGCCGCGTCCACCTTCGCCAGCGACAGCGCATGTCGGCAGGCCTCCTCGAAGCCCGCGACCTGATCCACCAGTCCCACGGCCTTGCCGCGCACGCCCGAGTACACGCGGCCCTCCGCCAACTGGTGGATCTCCTCCTTCGTCCGGCCCCGCCCCTTCGCGACGATGTCGAGGAACGCCTGGTACATCTCCTCCACCTCGGCCTCCAGCGTGGCTTGCTCTTCCGGCGTGAAGCCACGCGAGAACGAGAGCATGGCCGCGTTCTTCCCCCGGACCAGCACCGTCTTGTGCACCCCGAGCTTCTCCATCAGCCCGGACACATCGAACTTGCCAGCGAAGACGCCAATCGAGCCCACCATGGCGTGCGGCGCGGACCAGATCTCCTTCGCGCCCACCGCCACCATGTACCCCGCGCTGGCGCACACCCGGTCCATGTACGCGATGACGGGCTTCTTCCGCGCCACACGCTGCACGGCCTCCAGCATCTGCTCCGAAGCCAGCGGCGTCCCGCCCGGACTGCTGATGTAGACGACCACCGCCTTGGACCGCTTGTCCCGCCCCGCGGCGCGCAGCGCCTTCACCACTGTCTCCGCGGTCGCCATCTTCCCGCTGCCACCCTTGCCCGGGATAATGATTCCCGACACGGGCACCACCGCGACGCGCGGGTTCCGCCGCATTTGCTTCCAACGCACCGGCGGGAAAGGAACCGTGGACAGGTATGTCTCCATCGGCTCCAGCTCCGTCTCCTCCTCCCCGTCCTCCGGCTTCACCAGCCCCAGGTGTGCGGGCAGGTTGGCCTCGCTCACCAGTGCGTCCACCAGCCCCGTGTCCAGCGCCCGGCGGGCACTGAAGGGCCCCTGGTCGATCAGCGCCCGGACCTCCTCCGGCGTCTTGCGCCGCCCCCGAGCCACCACGTCCACCAGGTCCGCGTAGCGCTCGTCGAGGAACGACTCCACCGTCCGCGTCTGGATGTCCGAAACGGCGGGCCTGGTGAAGAGCTCCGGTGCCGTCTTGTAGTCCCCGCGCCGGATGAATTGCGGCCGGATGCCCGCGCGCGACAGGCCCGCGCCCAAGGCGGTGGCCTCGGCGGCGTAGCCCACCAGCTCCACGCGGCCCATGGGGGGCAGGAGCACCTCGTCCGCCGCGCACAGGAGGGCATATCCCTCGTTGTCCACGTGGACCGCCCAGCCCACCACCCGCTTCCCCTGGGCCCGGAACGCCGTCAGCACCGCCACCAACGCATCCCGCTTCGCCGCGGGCACCGTCAGGTCCTCCACCTCCAGGAGGATGCCTTTCACCCGGCTGTCTTTCGCCAGGAGCTCCAACGACTCGCGCAGGCGTTCCACGGACGTGACATCCGAGGGCTCGGGGCGGCTTCCCCCCAACTGCAACCGGCGGCGGCGCCGCTCGCGGTACGGCGGGTCCCCCGTCAGCCGGAAGCGGACGTAGGCGGGCCGGTGGCTGGCGGCCATCATCCGGAAGGGGGCGCCCAGCAGGGAGGCCAGGAGGAGGTACAGGTTGGCGACGACGATGAAGGGCAGGCGCAGCATGGCGTCCGGAATGGAAATGTGGGTCCCCGGCCCGTAATGGACGCTCACTCAGGGTGCAAGCCCTGTTCAGTCCATCCGTTGGGTCGTGATAGCCTCCCCCGCCATATGCGATACCTCGTTCCCAGGATGCTCCTCGTCCTCGCGCTCAGCTCGGGTGGTGCCGCGCTGGCCCAGCCTCGCAAGCAGGTCCAGAATTTCCAGGCCCCCCGCGAGATGACCGCCGAGGAGCGTGAGGCCGCCAAGCAGCGCGCCATGGGCAACAACCTCAACTCCTACGGCAAGGACGTCCAGCTCAAGCAGAAGCCGATTCCGTGGATGGCCATCGGCCTCGCGGGGCTCGTGTTCGTGGTCGCCGTGCCTTTCGGCATCCGCGCCTACCGGAACACGTCCAAGGACATCGGGGGGCAGAACACCTTCGGCGCCAACCGCGGCGACGACGAAGCCGCCTGAGCCGGTTCCGGCCCGGACTTCAGGCGGGCCGGACCTCCACGGAACCTCCCGCATCCACCGTGACGCGCACGGGAAGGAAGCGCTCCACGACACGGGCGTGGGTGGTGAGGTGGTCGGTGATTCGCGCCGCCGTGAATCGCGTGGTGCCCGGTGACGCCGGCCCCAGGCGCCCGGCGGCCAGCAGCGCGGCGGGCAGGAGAATCTGATCGGCCAGGTGCTCGTCGAGCGCCCCACCCGTCTCCATGAACCGCGCCAGGGCCTCGCCTCCCTCGCGGCCCACGTCCTCGGCGGGGCGGCCCCGCTCTCCCAGCGCGGTGAAGCCCGCGATGGTGTGCTCGAACTGGGCCAGGACGAAAGTGACAGTCCCCACCGAGCGCGTCACCGCCAGCGGGCGGTTGTCTGCCTCCGCCAGGATGCCGCGCTCACGCAGCGCCCCCACGGCGGCCCTGGATTGACGCTCGGCGATGGTGAACGGCAGCCCGCCGGTGAAGGACGACACGCGGACCTCGCGCAACATGCCTCGCGCGGGCAGTTCCACCAGCCGGGGCGGCTCCTGCGGCGGCCCCACCTCCGCGACAATCTCCCCCGCGCCCTCCGGGTAGAAGCCGGCGTGCACCAGGGACAGCAACACCGGCAGGCCATACGCATGCGCCACCGGCTGCCAGACAGTGGCCACGTAGTGGAAGCTGGGGCTGTGCGGCAGGTGCGTGCCGCCTCGCAAGGTCAGCCGTCCTCCGCCGGCCAGGGCCAGCGGATAGACGAGGCACTGGAAGAGCAACGGCGTGCTGCCCGCGGTGCCCACCTCCAGCAGGTAGTCGCCGGCGCGCACGGGGGCCGGGGTGAAGGTGAGCTCGGAGGCACCGACGGTAGCGCCTTCGGAAGAGGCGGCACCGCCGCACAGTGCCTCGGCGCCGCGTACGCAGGCCAGGTGCTGGGGACGCAGACCAGGCGGATCACGTCGCTCGCGCAGGCGCGTGATGTGGAACGGGCGGCCGGTGATGAGAGACAGCGACAGCGCGGAGCGGAGAATCTGCCCGCCCCCTTCGCCCTCACTCCCATCCAGTCGCACCAGCCCGGTGTCGGGCCCCTGGGTGCCGGTCATGTCCCTCCCGTTTCGGGTGCCACCGCGTGAATGAAGGCCCAGGGTAACAGGAACGCAAGGCTGGCACCCCCACGAGAACACCCTTCCCTTCGCCGCTGCACAAAAGCAGCCCTGATGGCGGCGAACGGAGGGGGCCGCGTGGGGGCCCTCGCGCTACTCGTCCAACGAGGGCAGCACGCCCACCTGGATGAAGCTGGGGTTCGCCGCGGAGTGGTAGACGCGGTGGAAGGCGCGAGTGAAGTGCTCCTCCTTCGCCTCGAAGATGTTGGGCACGTAGGTCTGCGGGTTGCGGTCGATGAACGGGAACCAGCTCGACTGGACCTGAATCATCACGCGGTGCCCACGCTGGAAGGTGTGGAACACGTCGTTGATGACGAAGCGCACCTTCGTCACCTCGTTGGGCTTGAAGGGCTTGGGCTCGCTGTAGCTGTCGCGGAACCGGCCGCGGAAGGGCTCTCCGCGCACCAGCGTCTGCTGATGGCCCCGGTTCTTCCCCCCCTTCTCTTCATCACCCTTGCGCCACCCGCGCACCTTGCCCGGGTTGACGTCCACCAGCTTCACCACCCAGTCCGCGTCGGTGCCCGTCGTGGAAACCCACAACTCGGCCTCCAGCGGTCCCGCCAGCGTGAGGTCGCGCTCCAGCGGCTCCGTCTCGAACACCAGCACGTCAGGCCGGCGCGCGGCGAAGCGCTGGTCCTCCGTCATGTAGTCCTTGCTCCAGCCCGTCATCACCTCCTGCGTGTACGGCACGGGCTTGGCCGGGTCGCTCACGTACTCCGCGAAGGACGCGCCCGTCGTCTTGGGCGCCGTCGTGGCCAGTCCGCCCTTGGGCTGGAAGTACAGCTTCGTCTCGCGCAGCCCCTTGGGCGGCCACGTGTCGAAGCGGCGCCAGCGGTTGGCGCCCGTCTCGAACACCATGGCCTCCGGCACGTCCGGCTTCGCGCCGCCCTTGAGGTGGTGCTTGAAGAAGTCCAGCGCCAGCGTCTGGTAGGCCTCGCTGGTGGCGAAGCCGAAGTCCGCGTCGCCCAGGGACTCGCCATCGCCGCGCTGCCAGCCGCCGTGCGGCCACGGGCCCATGATGAGGCTGTTGGAGATGCCGGGGTTCTGCTTCTCGATGGCGGCGTAGGTCCGCAGGGGGCCGTAGAGGTCCTCGGTGTCGTACCAGCCGCCCACCGTGAGCACCGCCGCC from Myxococcus xanthus encodes the following:
- the sppA gene encoding signal peptide peptidase SppA; protein product: MSVHYGPGTHISIPDAMLRLPFIVVANLYLLLASLLGAPFRMMAASHRPAYVRFRLTGDPPYRERRRRRLQLGGSRPEPSDVTSVERLRESLELLAKDSRVKGILLEVEDLTVPAAKRDALVAVLTAFRAQGKRVVGWAVHVDNEGYALLCAADEVLLPPMGRVELVGYAAEATALGAGLSRAGIRPQFIRRGDYKTAPELFTRPAVSDIQTRTVESFLDERYADLVDVVARGRRKTPEEVRALIDQGPFSARRALDTGLVDALVSEANLPAHLGLVKPEDGEEETELEPMETYLSTVPFPPVRWKQMRRNPRVAVVPVSGIIIPGKGGSGKMATAETVVKALRAAGRDKRSKAVVVYISSPGGTPLASEQMLEAVQRVARKKPVIAYMDRVCASAGYMVAVGAKEIWSAPHAMVGSIGVFAGKFDVSGLMEKLGVHKTVLVRGKNAAMLSFSRGFTPEEQATLEAEVEEMYQAFLDIVAKGRGRTKEEIHQLAEGRVYSGVRGKAVGLVDQVAGFEEACRHALSLAKVDAAERFEVMTYGAPKQRVNLLRLLMRASHAQTYALCPTALSLNGLGGTEAFEDAARFGVADVVGRVFPDDQWPFGG
- the rtcA gene encoding RNA 3'-terminal phosphate cyclase, whose translation is MTGTQGPDTGLVRLDGSEGEGGGQILRSALSLSLITGRPFHITRLRERRDPPGLRPQHLACVRGAEALCGGAASSEGATVGASELTFTPAPVRAGDYLLEVGTAGSTPLLFQCLVYPLALAGGGRLTLRGGTHLPHSPSFHYVATVWQPVAHAYGLPVLLSLVHAGFYPEGAGEIVAEVGPPQEPPRLVELPARGMLREVRVSSFTGGLPFTIAERQSRAAVGALRERGILAEADNRPLAVTRSVGTVTFVLAQFEHTIAGFTALGERGRPAEDVGREGGEALARFMETGGALDEHLADQILLPAALLAAGRLGPASPGTTRFTAARITDHLTTHARVVERFLPVRVTVDAGGSVEVRPA
- a CDS encoding CocE/NonD family hydrolase, whose translation is MHPVTRCLAAVLLATSAGPAQAQSTPPAPKRPYSISPERTERVRSQYTKFEYRIPMRDGTRLFTSVYVPADASPGKRYPIILVRTPYSVAPYGVDRYPPALAPTEAFEKDGFIFAFQDVRGRNMSEGEFVNVRPHKPKKSGPKDFDESTDTYDTIEWLVKRVANNNGRVGQWGISYPGFYASAGAIDSHPALKAVSPQAPIADWFWDDMHRHGAFNLALAFNFFSTFGKPRPQPTDNEEWQRFEHGTPDGYQFFLDLGPLGNADAKHLKGDVAFWKDVTSHPNYDSFWQARNLLPHLKNIKAAVLTVGGWYDTEDLYGPLRTYAAIEKQNPGISNSLIMGPWPHGGWQRGDGESLGDADFGFATSEAYQTLALDFFKHHLKGGAKPDVPEAMVFETGANRWRRFDTWPPKGLRETKLYFQPKGGLATTAPKTTGASFAEYVSDPAKPVPYTQEVMTGWSKDYMTEDQRFAARRPDVLVFETEPLERDLTLAGPLEAELWVSTTGTDADWVVKLVDVNPGKVRGWRKGDEEKGGKNRGHQQTLVRGEPFRGRFRDSYSEPKPFKPNEVTKVRFVINDVFHTFQRGHRVMIQVQSSWFPFIDRNPQTYVPNIFEAKEEHFTRAFHRVYHSAANPSFIQVGVLPSLDE